One genomic region from Pseudomonas hormoni encodes:
- a CDS encoding extracellular solute-binding protein, with translation MRLAFPTLLFTAVALLLGAAGVNAAPQHALTVYGEPAKYPAGFSHFAYTNPQAPKGGTMRRSAIEIGHFDHVLPYIDKGIGVTQIDGLIYSPLAQRSLDEPYTVYGLVAQKMERSEDGLSLRFYLNPKARFADGKPITAEDVRYTFDLLMTQGSLRYRTQFADVKGVEVESPSTVRFDFKSNENRTLPLDIATLPVFPEHWWKTRDFAGGGGYEPPLGSGPYKVSKVDSGRSITFERNPDWWGKDLPVSRGLYNFDHFSIEYFGDTDVARQVLRGGAYDYNREFSATGYSIGYDSPALSDGRLQKAHLAQNAPQSAQGFVFNLQNPLFQDRRVRQALVMLWDFEWSNRQMMRDLYIRQQSFFSNTDLAARSLPDAAELAILEPLRGQIPDEVFTKVFEAPKTDGSGVIRDKQLQALDLLEQAGWKPDGDQLVNAEGKPLSFTFLVSQNGMDRLLLPYKRTLKQIGIDLNIRRIDSSQYVNRLMSRDYDMIVTGYPVTTSPGNELNNYFGSAAANDPGSNNYMVLKNPAVDTLVSGLVRATTQADMLRYAHALDRVLQWNYYWIPNYYPPGSSTVWWNRFGIPSVQAANDEAIESWWEVSTTPLTNQQMTAELIKRGKPGGPH, from the coding sequence ATGCGACTGGCTTTCCCTACTTTGTTGTTCACTGCCGTGGCCCTGCTGTTGGGCGCCGCCGGTGTGAACGCCGCCCCCCAACATGCGCTGACCGTCTACGGCGAACCGGCGAAGTACCCTGCCGGCTTCAGTCATTTTGCCTACACCAATCCGCAAGCCCCGAAGGGCGGGACGATGCGCCGCTCGGCGATCGAAATCGGGCATTTCGATCATGTCCTGCCTTATATAGACAAAGGCATCGGTGTGACGCAGATCGACGGTTTGATCTATTCGCCCCTGGCCCAGCGCTCGCTGGACGAGCCTTACACCGTTTATGGCCTGGTGGCGCAGAAGATGGAGCGCTCGGAAGACGGTTTATCCCTGCGTTTCTACCTCAACCCCAAGGCCCGCTTCGCCGATGGCAAGCCGATTACCGCTGAAGACGTGCGCTACACCTTCGACCTGCTGATGACCCAGGGCAGCCTGCGCTATCGCACGCAATTCGCCGACGTAAAAGGCGTCGAAGTGGAATCGCCGAGCACCGTTCGTTTCGACTTCAAGAGCAACGAAAACCGCACCCTGCCCCTCGACATCGCGACCTTGCCGGTGTTTCCCGAGCACTGGTGGAAAACCCGCGACTTCGCCGGCGGCGGTGGTTACGAGCCACCACTGGGCAGCGGCCCGTACAAGGTGAGCAAGGTCGACTCCGGGCGCAGTATCACCTTCGAACGCAATCCCGACTGGTGGGGCAAGGACCTGCCGGTCAGCCGCGGCCTCTACAACTTCGACCATTTCAGCATCGAGTACTTCGGCGATACCGACGTGGCGCGTCAGGTGTTGCGCGGTGGTGCCTACGACTACAACCGTGAATTCTCCGCCACCGGTTACTCCATCGGCTACGACAGCCCGGCGCTCAGTGACGGTCGCCTGCAGAAGGCGCATCTGGCGCAAAACGCGCCACAATCGGCGCAAGGTTTCGTGTTCAATCTGCAAAATCCGCTGTTTCAGGATCGCCGCGTACGCCAGGCGTTGGTGATGCTCTGGGATTTCGAATGGAGCAACCGGCAGATGATGCGCGACCTCTACATTCGACAGCAGAGCTTCTTTTCCAACACCGACCTTGCCGCCCGCAGCCTTCCCGATGCCGCCGAGCTGGCGATTCTTGAACCCTTGCGCGGACAGATCCCCGACGAAGTGTTCACCAAAGTCTTCGAAGCACCGAAAACCGATGGCAGCGGCGTGATCCGCGACAAGCAACTGCAAGCGCTGGACTTGCTGGAGCAGGCCGGGTGGAAACCCGATGGCGATCAACTGGTGAACGCCGAAGGCAAACCACTGAGCTTTACTTTCCTGGTCAGCCAGAACGGCATGGACCGTTTGCTGCTGCCGTACAAACGCACGCTGAAGCAGATCGGCATCGACCTGAACATCCGGCGCATCGACTCGTCCCAGTACGTCAATCGCCTGATGTCCCGGGATTACGACATGATCGTCACGGGCTACCCGGTCACCACCTCGCCGGGCAACGAACTGAACAACTATTTTGGCTCCGCGGCGGCCAACGATCCGGGCTCCAACAATTACATGGTGTTGAAAAACCCGGCGGTCGATACGCTGGTCAGCGGCCTGGTTCGCGCCACCACCCAGGCCGACATGTTGCGCTACGCCCATGCCCTGGACCGGGTGCTGCAATGGAACTACTACTGGATTCCCAACTACTATCCGCCGGGCAGTTCGACCGTGTGGTGGAACCGTTTCGGGATTCCCAGCGTGCAAGCCGCCAATGACGAAGCCATCGAGAGTTGGTGGGAAGTGAGCACCACGCCGCTGACCAACCAACAGATGACCGCCGAGCTGATCAAGCGCGGCAAACCCGGAGGGCCGCACTGA
- a CDS encoding peptidylprolyl isomerase, translated as MAKATARHILVASEDKCNELKAQIEAGADFAEVAKANSTCPSSRQGGDLGSFGPGQMVKEFDTVVFSAPINVVQGPVKTQFGYHLLEVTSRQD; from the coding sequence ATGGCTAAAGCCACTGCCCGTCACATCCTGGTTGCCAGCGAAGACAAGTGCAACGAACTCAAAGCCCAAATCGAGGCAGGTGCCGATTTCGCCGAAGTTGCCAAAGCCAACTCCACCTGCCCTTCCAGCCGTCAGGGCGGTGACCTGGGTTCGTTCGGTCCGGGCCAGATGGTCAAGGAATTCGACACTGTGGTCTTCAGTGCACCGATCAACGTGGTGCAAGGTCCGGTCAAGACTCAGTTTGGTTACCACTTGCTGGAAGTGACCAGCCGTCAGGACTGA
- a CDS encoding esterase/lipase family protein translates to MQRNASTLYPILLVHGLFGFDRIGPFELFQDIKQALRTDGARVFIPHLSATHTNEARGEQLLAQIERVLEGTGAEKVNLIGHSQGALAARYAAAINPQVVASVTSVSGPNHGSELADFLRKALTPGRLPERAAEAVVTLFADFLSLLSGNPHLPQNAIAALNALTTEGVYAFNEKYPQGLPKTWGGKGRELVNGVRYYSWSGTLQGTVLDEGLNALDPLNGFSRAFSRYFTTEADQNDGLVGRFSSHLGKVIRSDYPLDHLDSINQTAGRVRKGIDPVDLYVQHAERLRKAGL, encoded by the coding sequence ATGCAACGGAATGCAAGCACTCTCTATCCCATCCTGCTCGTTCACGGTCTATTCGGTTTCGACCGGATCGGTCCATTCGAACTCTTCCAGGACATCAAGCAAGCACTGCGAACCGACGGCGCCAGGGTGTTCATACCTCACCTGTCGGCTACCCATACCAACGAAGCACGCGGTGAACAGCTTTTGGCACAGATTGAACGGGTGCTGGAAGGTACCGGCGCAGAAAAGGTCAATCTGATCGGGCACAGCCAGGGGGCACTGGCCGCACGTTATGCCGCAGCGATAAATCCGCAAGTCGTAGCGTCGGTGACGTCGGTCAGCGGACCGAACCACGGCTCGGAACTGGCGGACTTCCTGCGCAAGGCACTGACGCCCGGACGCCTCCCGGAACGGGCCGCCGAAGCGGTCGTCACCTTGTTCGCCGATTTCCTGTCTTTGCTGAGTGGCAACCCGCACCTGCCGCAGAACGCTATCGCCGCGTTGAATGCGCTGACCACTGAAGGTGTCTACGCATTTAATGAGAAATACCCCCAGGGTTTGCCAAAAACCTGGGGTGGCAAGGGCCGCGAGCTGGTCAACGGGGTTCGCTACTATTCCTGGAGCGGCACTTTGCAAGGGACCGTTCTCGATGAAGGGCTCAATGCACTCGATCCGCTAAACGGGTTCTCACGGGCCTTTTCTCGGTATTTCACCACCGAAGCCGATCAGAACGACGGCTTGGTCGGTCGCTTCAGTTCCCATCTGGGTAAAGTGATCCGCTCCGACTATCCGCTGGATCATCTCGACAGCATCAACCAGACAGCCGGTCGGGTACGCAAAGGCATCGACCCGGTTGATCTGTATGTGCAGCACGCCGAACGCCTGCGAAAGGCTGGCCTGTAA
- a CDS encoding 3-deoxy-7-phosphoheptulonate synthase: MNSSVSALPLSTLSPANEALTLRLPSSLQLKQQLPLSSALTRQVAAHRDAVRAILNGEDARLLVIVGPCSIHDPQSALEYASNLARLAAEVSDEMLLVMRAYVEKPRTTVGWKGLAYDPHLDGSDDMAGGLTLSRELMREMLRLGLPIATELLQPMAAGYFDDLLSWVAIGARTTESQIHREMASGLSMPVGFKNGTDGGVGVASDAMRSAAHPHRHFGVDSQGHPAIIQTPGNADTHLVLRGGHRGPNYDRDSVAQVNSDLTKLKIPARIMVDCSHANSGKDPLRQPAVFNDVLEQRLQGDRSLIGMMIESHLFEGCQPLSAALQYGVSVTDGCLGWDGTEALLRSAAERLRATHG, encoded by the coding sequence ATGAACTCGTCCGTCTCTGCTTTGCCGCTGTCCACCCTGAGCCCTGCCAATGAAGCGCTGACCCTGCGTCTGCCCAGCTCTTTGCAACTCAAACAGCAACTGCCCCTCAGCAGCGCCCTGACCCGCCAGGTCGCCGCCCACCGCGACGCGGTCCGCGCGATCCTCAACGGTGAAGACGCCCGTTTGCTGGTCATCGTCGGCCCTTGCTCGATTCACGATCCCCAGTCCGCCCTCGAATACGCGAGCAACCTCGCCCGCCTCGCCGCCGAAGTCAGCGATGAAATGCTGCTGGTGATGCGCGCCTACGTTGAAAAACCCCGAACCACAGTCGGCTGGAAAGGCCTGGCCTACGATCCGCACCTGGACGGCAGCGATGACATGGCCGGCGGCCTGACCCTGTCCCGTGAGCTGATGCGCGAAATGCTCCGACTGGGTTTGCCCATTGCCACCGAACTGCTGCAACCGATGGCCGCCGGTTACTTCGACGACCTGCTCAGTTGGGTGGCCATTGGCGCCCGCACCACCGAGTCGCAGATCCACCGGGAAATGGCCAGCGGCCTGAGCATGCCGGTCGGCTTCAAGAACGGCACCGATGGCGGCGTCGGCGTTGCCAGCGACGCCATGCGCTCGGCCGCCCATCCGCATCGGCATTTCGGTGTCGACAGTCAGGGCCATCCGGCGATCATTCAGACCCCGGGCAATGCAGACACTCACCTGGTATTGCGCGGTGGCCATCGCGGCCCGAACTACGATCGCGACAGCGTCGCCCAAGTGAACAGCGATTTGACCAAACTGAAGATCCCGGCGCGGATCATGGTCGATTGCAGCCACGCCAACAGCGGCAAAGACCCGCTGCGTCAACCGGCGGTTTTCAACGATGTGCTTGAGCAGCGTTTGCAAGGTGATCGCTCGCTGATCGGGATGATGATCGAGAGTCATTTGTTCGAGGGTTGCCAGCCGTTGAGTGCAGCGCTTCAGTACGGCGTATCGGTGACGGATGGTTGTCTTGGGTGGGACGGAACCGAGGCGTTGTTGCGTTCGGCGGCGGAGCGGTTGCGAGCGACACACGGTTGA
- a CDS encoding carbon-nitrogen hydrolase family protein, whose protein sequence is MMPLTIAAAQSISIAGDLAANIAWHQRFMQVAAEQSVQLLVFPELSLTGYERGLAVELAIAPEDALLQPLRDFAQEIGVTTVVGMPIRLSENSPVLMGALILGTDGSLGVYSKQHLHPGEEVAFAPGFGGSTLTIGGDTVALAVCADFSHASHAAAAAQQGADLYAAGVLITENGYAPDTALLQGYSVTHSMTVLMANHGGATGGWESAGRSAIWASDGSLIAAAPGTGSLLVVAQRNADGWAGHVVAVAEA, encoded by the coding sequence ATGATGCCTTTGACCATCGCCGCCGCTCAATCGATCTCTATCGCGGGAGACCTGGCCGCCAATATCGCCTGGCATCAACGCTTCATGCAGGTAGCGGCGGAGCAGAGCGTGCAGTTGCTGGTGTTTCCGGAATTGTCGCTGACCGGGTACGAGCGTGGGCTGGCGGTTGAGCTGGCGATTGCACCGGAGGATGCGCTACTGCAACCGCTACGGGATTTCGCGCAGGAAATCGGCGTAACGACCGTGGTCGGGATGCCTATTCGTCTGTCGGAGAATTCGCCAGTGTTGATGGGTGCGCTGATCTTGGGCACCGATGGCTCACTCGGGGTCTACAGCAAGCAGCATCTGCATCCCGGCGAGGAAGTAGCGTTTGCACCGGGCTTCGGCGGTTCGACCCTGACAATCGGTGGCGACACGGTCGCCCTGGCGGTGTGCGCCGATTTTTCCCACGCCAGCCATGCAGCCGCAGCGGCGCAACAGGGCGCCGACCTGTATGCCGCGGGCGTGCTGATCACCGAAAACGGCTATGCCCCGGACACTGCGTTGTTGCAGGGCTATTCCGTCACGCATTCGATGACGGTGCTGATGGCCAACCATGGCGGTGCGACGGGGGGCTGGGAGTCGGCAGGACGCAGCGCCATCTGGGCGTCGGACGGTTCGCTGATTGCCGCCGCACCCGGCACCGGCAGTTTGCTGGTCGTTGCTCAACGCAATGCTGACGGCTGGGCGGGGCACGTCGTGGCCGTCGCGGAGGCCTGA
- a CDS encoding GNAT family N-acetyltransferase has protein sequence MGFGLRPATSQDLDFARDLTCQTMLRYYIQHDLLWQDEAFDVAWAGRENWLIVRDEVLLGYVSLSRDARALYIRELHVLETFQGQGAGSWAIDQVLSMARKERRPALRLTVFENNPAKALYERKGLQVVGADECFLRMQRDVEVANR, from the coding sequence ATGGGGTTCGGTTTACGTCCAGCGACGTCGCAAGACCTCGACTTTGCACGGGATTTGACCTGTCAAACCATGCTCCGCTACTACATTCAGCACGATCTGCTGTGGCAGGACGAGGCCTTCGATGTGGCCTGGGCGGGGCGGGAAAACTGGCTGATCGTGCGTGATGAGGTGTTACTGGGTTATGTGAGCCTCAGCCGCGACGCAAGGGCCTTGTACATCCGTGAGTTGCACGTGCTCGAAACGTTCCAGGGGCAGGGTGCCGGTTCCTGGGCGATCGATCAGGTATTGTCGATGGCGCGCAAGGAACGGCGCCCGGCCCTGCGGTTGACGGTGTTTGAAAATAATCCGGCGAAAGCGTTATACGAGAGAAAGGGCCTGCAGGTGGTCGGTGCAGACGAGTGTTTCCTGAGAATGCAGCGCGATGTCGAGGTCGCGAATCGCTGA
- the gacA gene encoding response regulator transcription factor GacA, whose amino-acid sequence MIRVLVVDDHDLVRTGITRMLADIDGLQVVGQAESGEESLLKARELKPDVVLMDVKMPGIGGLEATRKLLRSHPDIKVVAVTVCEEDPFPTRLLQAGAAGYLTKGAGLPEMVQAIRLVFAGQRYISPQIAQQLAIKSFQPTNDSPFDALSEREIQIALMIVGCQKVQIISDKLCLSPKTVNTYRYRIFEKLSISSDVELTLLAVRHGMVDASL is encoded by the coding sequence TTGATTAGGGTGCTAGTAGTCGATGACCATGATCTCGTTCGTACAGGCATTACACGAATGCTGGCTGACATCGATGGCCTGCAAGTGGTCGGCCAGGCCGAGTCAGGCGAAGAATCCCTGCTCAAGGCGCGTGAGTTGAAACCCGATGTGGTGCTGATGGACGTCAAGATGCCCGGTATCGGCGGTCTTGAGGCCACCCGCAAATTGTTGCGCAGTCATCCGGACATCAAGGTCGTTGCGGTCACCGTGTGTGAGGAAGATCCGTTTCCTACACGGTTGTTGCAGGCCGGAGCCGCGGGTTACCTGACCAAAGGCGCCGGGTTGCCGGAAATGGTCCAGGCCATCCGCCTGGTGTTTGCCGGGCAGCGCTACATCAGCCCGCAAATTGCCCAGCAGCTGGCGATCAAATCCTTTCAGCCGACCAACGATTCGCCGTTCGACGCACTGTCGGAACGGGAGATCCAGATCGCACTGATGATTGTCGGCTGCCAGAAGGTGCAGATCATTTCCGACAAGTTGTGCCTGTCGCCCAAAACCGTGAACACCTACCGTTACCGAATTTTCGAAAAGCTTTCGATCAGCAGCGATGTCGAGTTGACGCTGTTGGCGGTTCGTCACGGCATGGTTGATGCCAGCCTCTGA
- the uvrC gene encoding excinuclease ABC subunit UvrC: MTDTFDPSAFLSTVSGRPGVYRMFDSEARLLYVGKAKNLKNRLSSYFRKSGLAPKTAALVARIAQVETTITANETEALLLEQTLIKEWRPPYNILLRDDKSYPYVFLSDGQFPRLSIHRGAKKAKGKYFGPYPSAGAIRESLSLLQKTFFVRQCEDSYYKNRTRPCLQYQIKRCKAPCVGLVEPEVYAEDVRHSVMFLEGRSNALTDELSAGMEEAAINLEFERAAELRDQISLLRRVQDQQSMEGGTGDVDVIAAFVNPGGACVHLISVRGGRVLGSKNFFPQVGIEEDVSEVMAAFLGQYFISSPERDLPSELIVNVVHEDFPTLIAAIEELRGRELTISYRVRGTRARWQQLAVTNAEQALGARLANRQHVAARFDALADVLKLDEPPQRLECYDISHSSGEATVASCVVFGPEGPIKSDYRRYNIEGVTPGDDYAAMHQALTRRFSKLKDGEGKLPDILLVDGGKGQLSMARDVLNELAVPDLILLGVAKGATRKAGFETLYLNDAAHEFTLRGDSPALHLIQQIRDEAHRFAITGHRARRGKTRRTSTLEGVAGVGPTRRRDLLKHFGGLQELSRASIDEIAKAPGISKKLAELIYANLHSE, encoded by the coding sequence ATGACTGACACCTTTGATCCAAGTGCTTTCCTGTCGACGGTCAGTGGACGCCCCGGCGTCTATCGCATGTTCGACAGCGAAGCGCGCCTGCTTTACGTCGGCAAGGCCAAGAATCTCAAGAATCGCCTGTCGAGCTACTTCCGCAAGTCCGGGCTCGCGCCGAAAACCGCTGCACTGGTCGCGCGTATTGCCCAGGTCGAAACGACGATCACGGCCAACGAAACCGAAGCCTTGCTGCTTGAGCAGACGCTGATCAAGGAATGGCGCCCGCCCTACAACATCCTGCTGCGCGACGACAAATCCTACCCGTACGTGTTTCTCTCGGATGGCCAGTTTCCACGCCTGAGCATTCATCGTGGTGCGAAGAAGGCCAAAGGCAAGTATTTCGGTCCCTATCCTAGTGCCGGTGCGATCCGCGAAAGCCTGAGCCTGCTGCAAAAGACCTTTTTCGTACGCCAGTGCGAAGACAGCTATTACAAGAACCGCACGCGGCCGTGCCTGCAATATCAGATCAAACGCTGCAAGGCGCCCTGTGTCGGCCTGGTGGAGCCCGAGGTGTACGCCGAAGATGTGCGGCACTCGGTGATGTTCCTGGAGGGGCGCAGCAATGCGCTGACCGACGAGTTATCCGCCGGCATGGAAGAGGCGGCGATCAACCTCGAGTTCGAGCGAGCCGCCGAATTGCGCGACCAGATCTCCTTGCTGCGCCGGGTTCAGGATCAGCAGAGCATGGAAGGCGGGACCGGAGATGTCGATGTGATCGCCGCGTTCGTCAATCCGGGTGGTGCCTGCGTTCACCTGATCAGCGTGCGCGGCGGCCGGGTGCTGGGAAGCAAGAACTTTTTCCCGCAGGTGGGTATTGAAGAAGACGTGTCCGAGGTCATGGCCGCGTTTCTCGGTCAGTATTTCATCAGCAGCCCTGAACGCGACTTGCCGAGCGAATTGATCGTCAACGTGGTGCACGAAGATTTTCCGACGCTGATCGCGGCCATTGAAGAGTTGCGTGGTCGCGAACTGACCATCAGTTACCGGGTTCGCGGGACGCGGGCACGCTGGCAGCAATTGGCCGTGACCAATGCCGAGCAGGCACTGGGCGCACGCCTGGCGAACCGCCAACACGTCGCCGCGCGTTTCGATGCCCTGGCCGACGTGCTGAAACTGGACGAGCCGCCGCAGCGCCTGGAGTGTTACGACATCAGTCACTCCAGCGGCGAAGCGACCGTGGCGTCCTGTGTGGTGTTCGGTCCCGAAGGCCCGATCAAGTCCGACTACCGTCGCTACAACATCGAAGGCGTCACGCCGGGCGATGACTACGCCGCGATGCACCAGGCCCTGACTCGACGCTTCAGCAAACTGAAGGACGGGGAGGGCAAGCTGCCGGACATCCTGCTGGTCGACGGCGGCAAGGGCCAGCTATCGATGGCGCGCGATGTGCTCAATGAGCTGGCGGTGCCCGACCTGATTCTGCTGGGCGTGGCCAAGGGCGCGACGCGCAAGGCCGGTTTCGAAACCCTGTACCTCAACGACGCCGCCCACGAATTCACTTTGCGTGGTGATTCCCCGGCATTGCATTTGATCCAGCAGATCCGTGACGAAGCTCACCGATTCGCGATTACCGGCCACCGTGCCCGTCGTGGCAAAACGCGCCGCACGTCTACACTGGAAGGCGTCGCTGGCGTTGGACCGACACGCCGGCGCGATTTGTTGAAACATTTTGGTGGATTGCAGGAGCTGTCTCGTGCCAGCATCGACGAGATCGCCAAAGCACCCGGGATCAGTAAAAAGCTCGCAGAGTTGATTTATGCAAATCTGCACAGCGAGTAG
- the pgsA gene encoding CDP-diacylglycerol--glycerol-3-phosphate 3-phosphatidyltransferase, whose amino-acid sequence MNIPNLITVLRVLLIPIFILLFYLPYQWSYLASASVFAFAAATDWLDGYLARRLEQSTPFGAFLDPVADKLMVAVALVLLVQEHGNLWLTLPAAVIIGREIVVSALREWMAELGARAHVAVSNLGKWKTAAQMLALVILLANPSDFTFWVLVGYALLLISAGLTLWSMVQYLRAAWPHLKTDVEKK is encoded by the coding sequence ATGAATATCCCTAATCTGATTACCGTTCTACGCGTCCTGCTTATCCCGATCTTCATTTTACTGTTCTACCTGCCTTACCAATGGAGCTACCTGGCGTCCGCTTCGGTTTTTGCGTTTGCCGCCGCCACGGACTGGCTGGACGGTTATCTGGCTCGCCGTCTGGAGCAAAGCACGCCGTTCGGGGCTTTTCTCGATCCGGTGGCCGACAAGCTGATGGTCGCCGTGGCGCTGGTGTTGCTGGTGCAGGAACACGGTAACCTGTGGCTCACGCTGCCGGCCGCGGTGATTATCGGTCGCGAAATTGTCGTCTCGGCGCTGCGGGAGTGGATGGCCGAGCTCGGTGCTCGTGCTCACGTCGCCGTGTCGAACCTGGGCAAATGGAAAACCGCTGCGCAAATGCTGGCGCTGGTGATCCTGCTGGCCAATCCGTCAGACTTCACGTTCTGGGTTCTGGTGGGTTATGCCTTGCTGCTGATCTCTGCGGGCCTGACGCTGTGGTCCATGGTTCAATATTTGCGAGCTGCCTGGCCGCATCTGAAGACCGACGTGGAAAAGAAATAA
- a CDS encoding AraC family transcriptional regulator, with protein MLMVPEHGLLRFKDEQSGRSTSVIDRQFVLVPPQWSHSSSSMTTSQGHAAFYVAPDYMRYALRDLSGDANRLLREPTLGIWHASAPLHHLLLAKNAFSQPDHCVDRRRQITQTDHLLLLECLAISMSQPSLQRSSTERHGAALVRDVQRYLEGNLEHAPGLDEIAEAFHVSRRHLTRLFAQHTGESVLACVQRTRLERVKNLLQHTRMSVLEIANSVGYESPSHLASVFRRVLGCSPDEFRRNANR; from the coding sequence ATGCTCATGGTTCCGGAGCATGGCTTGTTGCGATTCAAGGACGAACAGAGCGGCCGCTCAACGTCGGTGATCGATCGCCAGTTCGTGTTGGTGCCGCCGCAATGGAGTCATTCCTCGTCGTCCATGACCACCAGTCAGGGTCACGCAGCATTTTATGTCGCCCCTGATTACATGCGGTACGCCCTGCGTGACCTGTCCGGCGATGCCAATCGCTTATTGAGGGAGCCGACTCTGGGCATCTGGCACGCATCCGCACCGTTACACCATTTGTTACTTGCGAAAAATGCGTTCAGTCAGCCGGATCATTGCGTGGACCGACGCCGACAGATTACGCAGACCGATCACCTGTTGCTGCTCGAATGCCTGGCGATTTCCATGAGCCAGCCGAGCCTGCAACGCTCTTCGACGGAACGTCATGGCGCGGCATTGGTACGCGATGTCCAGCGCTACCTGGAGGGCAACCTTGAGCACGCCCCTGGGCTGGACGAGATCGCCGAAGCCTTCCATGTTTCACGACGCCACCTTACCCGCCTGTTTGCCCAGCACACCGGAGAATCAGTGCTGGCCTGCGTTCAACGTACGCGACTGGAGCGGGTGAAAAACCTGTTGCAGCACACGCGCATGTCAGTGCTGGAGATTGCCAACAGCGTTGGCTACGAATCGCCTTCGCACCTGGCCAGTGTGTTCCGGCGCGTGCTGGGCTGCTCGCCTGACGAGTTCCGCCGCAACGCCAACCGTTAA
- a CDS encoding GNAT family N-acetyltransferase gives MSYDASITTRFKDETDGLAGEYWVESLGDGTPLLIRELAESDRDRDLAFFNELGKGKPHFHFLASFSNLVEPHDQLMDINLHNRMAYIALAYEGTQLIEIGTARYGAYEGDAHCEFAVAVRDRWQRRGVATALLQHLMDTATRQGFSKISSMDSSGNEAMHGLAVGMGFTSRADEEHGSQIFHEYVLAP, from the coding sequence ATGTCTTATGACGCAAGCATCACCACACGTTTCAAGGATGAAACCGATGGGCTGGCCGGCGAATACTGGGTGGAATCCTTGGGGGATGGCACTCCCCTGCTGATTCGAGAGTTGGCAGAGTCTGATCGAGACCGGGACCTGGCCTTTTTCAACGAGCTAGGCAAAGGCAAACCGCATTTTCATTTTCTGGCCTCGTTCAGCAATCTGGTAGAACCCCACGACCAGCTCATGGACATCAATCTGCACAATCGCATGGCTTACATTGCCCTGGCATACGAAGGCACCCAGCTCATTGAAATCGGAACAGCGCGTTACGGGGCGTACGAAGGCGATGCTCATTGCGAGTTCGCCGTTGCTGTTCGCGACCGCTGGCAACGACGGGGAGTCGCCACTGCGCTGTTACAACATTTGATGGACACAGCCACGCGCCAAGGCTTCAGCAAAATTTCGTCAATGGATTCGTCAGGAAACGAGGCGATGCACGGCCTGGCCGTTGGTATGGGATTTACCAGCAGAGCTGATGAAGAGCACGGGTCGCAGATTTTTCATGAATATGTTTTAGCGCCCTAG
- a CDS encoding Crp/Fnr family transcriptional regulator, protein MNASPDPSHNHLLAALPAVDFQRLVPHLEQVSLALGDVLYEPGDTLRHVYFPTDAIVSLLHVTENGSSAEIAVVGNEGLIGIALFMGGESTSSRAVVQSAGGAFRLPGQKLKKEFNRHGDLLLLMLRYTQALITQMSQTALCNRHHSIDQQLCRWLLLSLDRLHGNRLNMTQELIANMLGVRREGVTEAAGKLQRQGVIEYSRGQITVLDRARLERLSCECYLVVKTETDRLLHYTRRQDE, encoded by the coding sequence ATGAATGCCTCCCCCGATCCAAGCCACAATCATCTGCTCGCGGCGCTCCCGGCCGTCGACTTCCAGCGCCTTGTTCCGCACCTGGAGCAGGTCAGTCTGGCGCTGGGCGATGTACTGTATGAGCCGGGGGACACCTTGCGCCACGTTTACTTTCCGACCGACGCCATCGTTTCTCTGCTGCATGTCACGGAAAACGGTTCGTCAGCAGAAATCGCCGTGGTCGGAAACGAGGGTTTGATCGGCATTGCGCTGTTCATGGGTGGCGAAAGCACCTCCAGTCGGGCGGTGGTACAAAGTGCCGGTGGTGCATTTCGCCTGCCGGGGCAAAAGCTCAAGAAAGAGTTCAACCGCCATGGCGACCTACTCCTGCTGATGCTGCGTTATACCCAGGCGCTGATCACGCAGATGTCACAGACCGCCCTGTGCAATCGCCATCATTCGATCGATCAACAATTGTGTCGATGGCTGCTGTTGTCGCTGGATCGCCTGCATGGCAATCGCCTGAACATGACCCAGGAGCTGATCGCCAACATGCTGGGCGTGCGCCGCGAAGGCGTCACGGAAGCGGCCGGCAAACTGCAGCGTCAAGGCGTCATCGAGTACAGCCGGGGCCAGATCACGGTTCTGGATAGAGCGCGCCTTGAACGGCTCAGCTGCGAGTGCTACCTGGTGGTCAAGACCGAAACCGATCGGCTGTTGCATTACACCCGCCGTCAGGACGAGTGA